Part of the Nostoc sp. ATCC 53789 genome, ATCGACCTTGACTTTATGGCTGAGGATCTACCTAAAATTCTAACTTCAATGAAAATGGGAGCTAATCGCATTCGTGAAATAGTTCTATCCTTGCGGAATTTTTCTCGACTTGACGAAGCGGATATGAAGCCTGTCAACATTCACGAAGGTATTGATAGCACACTACTGATTTTACAAAATCGCCTCAAACAAACGTCTGGAAATACCGGAATTGAAATAGTAAAAGAATATGGTGATATCCCTTTAGTAGATTGCTATGCTGGACAACTCAATCAGGTATTTATGAATCTCATCAGTAATGCCATTGATGCCCTAGATAGTTATAACAGTCAGCGAACTCTTGAAGACATAGAAGCGAACCCCAGCCAAATTGTAATTCGTACTCAGTTACGCAACCCAGATCGTATAACTATACAAATTGCAGATAATGGTGCTGGCATAACCCCACCAGTTAAGCAACGATTATTTGACCCTTTCTTTACCACAAAACCCGCAGGTAAAGGCACAGGATTAGGATTGGCAATTAGCGCTCAGATTGTCGCAGAAAAACACAATGGAGCTATCTGGTGTATTTCGGAACCAGGACAGGGAGCAGAATTTTGGGTTGAGATTCCGATTTCTCAAAGTACTACACTAGCTACTACAAGTACTGCTACTCTATCCAGAATTTGATGCCACTCTAGGCAAATGACATGACTAATGTTAACGACCGCGCTGATTTTGATAGCCCTTGGAAAGAAATTATAGAAGCTTATTTTCCCCAAGCAATGCATTTCTTTTTTCCAGAAACTTCTGCATTAATTGATTGGGAACGTCCCTATGAATTTCTAGATAAAGAATTCCAACAAATAGCTCGTGAAGCCGAACAAGGTAAAAGATATGCCGATCAATTAGTCAAAGTTTGGCAAATCCAAGGGGAAGAACTTTGGTTATTAGTCCATATTGAAATTCAAGCACAAAAAGAAGATAACTTTAGTAAGCGGATGTTTACCTACAACTTTCGTATATTTGACCGCTTTGATCGCCCAGCAATAAGCCTTGCAATTCTCTGCGATCCAAACCGCGAATGGCGACCAAGTAGTTACAGTTACAATTACCCCAATACTCGCTTAAACTTTGAGTTTGGCAGTATTAAACTTTTGGATTACGAAAATCGCTTTCACGAGTTAGAAAATAGCGATAATCCATTTGCAACCGTTGTCATGGCGCATTTGAAAACACAACAGACACGCTCATCACCAGAACAACGCAAAATATGGAAATTTAGCTTGATTCGTAGGCTCTATGATTTAGGTTTAGAAGAGCAGGATATTCGCAACCTGTATAGATTTATCGATTGGGTTATGATATTACCAAAGGCATTAGAAAATCAGTTTTGGGAAGAGTTTAAACAATTTGAGCAGGAGCGAACTATGAGATATGTAACTACAGGTGAGCGCATTGGCTACGAGCGCGGAAAACAAGAAGGCAAACAAGAAGGTGAACAACAGCTTATTTTAAGGTTACTACAAAGACGAGTGGGAGAATTATCACCAGAATTGCAAGAGCGCATCCAATCTCTTTCTTTAAATCAATTAGAAACCCTTGGCGAAGCTTTGTTAGATTTTACTGGTATGGAAGATTTGCTTAAGTGGTTGCAAACAAATCAATCAGCTTAAAATCTATTTTTATAAAAATTCACTTAACCCTATACAGGATTTTTTAAATCAGTTCAATGATTTATTTTTTACCTTGCCCATAAAAAGTTACGAATGAGTAACAAAAAGGGCAAGTATAAAACCTGCCCTCAAAGCAATCAATATTAAAACTAAACTAGCGATCGCAACTTAATTACCAATTTGGGGCGCACTCAAAGAAACTTTTAGTGTTTCGTCTTTTTGTTGTGCTAATGTCGGCACGGAATCACGCAATCTTGCTGTCAATTGTACAGTTGTCGCGTCATACATTTGAGTCAGCAATTTTGGATAGAAACCAATACCAATAATTGGAATTAACAAACAGGCAATGATAAATACTTCACGAGGTTCGGCATCTATCAAAGCTTGGTGAGAAACTAATTCCTTGTTCTCTTCTCCGTAGAAAATTTCTCGCAACATCGACAACAGATAAATCGGAGTTAAAATCACTCCAACTGCCATCAAGAACACCACGATAACTTTGAAGGTAGAGCTATAAGCATCGCTAGTAGCAAAGCCAACAAACACCATTAATTCTGCCACGAAACCGCTCATCCCTGGCAATGCCAAAGAAGCCATTGAACAGGTGGTGAACATAGCGAAAATTTTCGGCATTCTCTTAGCGACACCGCCCATTTCATCCAACATCAGGGTGTGGGTGCGATCGTAAGTTGCGCCAACCAGGAAGAACAAACTCGCCCCAATTAACCCGTGGGAAACCATTTGTAACACCGCTCCACTCAATCCCAAATCGGTGAAGGAGGCGATACCAATCATCACAAAGCCCATGTGAGAAATTGAGGAGTAGGCAATTTTTCGCTTTAGGTTGCGCTGGGCAAAGGATGTCAAGGCAGCGTAGATGATATTAACTACCCCCAAAACCACCAACACTGGTGCAAAATAAGCGTGGGCATCGGGGAGCATTTGGGCATTCATCCGAATTAAGGCGTAACCGCCCATTTTCAAGAGAATACCTGCTAATAGCATGTGTACGGGCGCTGTTGCTTCACCGTGGGCATCAGGTAGCCAGGTGTGCAAAGGAATAATCGGCAACTTGACGGCGTAGGCAATTAGGAAGCCAGCATAGAGGGCTAGTTGGAAATTCAGGGCGAAATCTTTTAAGGCGATCGCTCTCATGTCGAACGTCACCGTATCGCCGTAAAATCCCATTGTCAGGGCAGACAGCAAAATAAACAGCGAACCGCCAGCAGTGTATAAAATGAATTTGGTCGCTGCATATTGCCGCCTTTTACCTCCCCAAATCGACAGCAGAAAGTATATCGGTACTAGTTCCAGTTCCCACACCAGGAAAAATAACAGCATATCCTGGACGGCGAACACGGCAATCTGACCGCCATACATCGCCAAAATCAAGAAGTAAAATAGCTTGGGCTTGAAGGTGACAGGCCAAGCTGCTAAAATCGCCAGCGTGGTAATGAATCCAGTCAAAATAATTAGGGGCATAGATAAGCCATCTGCCCCTACTGACCAATTCAAACCCATTTGTGGTACCCAGGGGTAACTTTCCACCAACTGCAAATCTGGATTGGAGAAATCATACCCAGTATAAAAAGCATAAACAATTAGTGCAAAATCTATCAGCCCCACTATAAGGGAGTACCAGCGCACTGTTTTGCCTTCTTTATCAGGAATGACGGGAAGAAGTAGCGACGCGGCTATCGGAAACAGAATAATCGTCGTCAGCCACGGAAAATTAGCTATATTCATCACAATTCGTCTGCTATCAAAATCATGTTTGGCAAAAAGTCACTAGTTATTAAGTAACAGCTTTTTGGGGATTTCGTCTTCCTCGTTAGGTTGATTTAATTAAATTGGCAATCCCCCGTTTCTTCTGTTGGGAGTCTCTTTTGACCTTTGGGCGTGCGGAATGTAGGTTGTGATACTCCCAGTCAAGTCAAAAATTTACCCTAAAAAAGTTGGTAAACTAGAATTTAAGCGGTGTGATGTCTACGAAAAGCCGCTTTGCGTCTACGCGTAGCCTACCACATCTCTAAAAATACAAGATGCTGTTTAGTGTTGATTCGGTACAAAAAAGCATCACAGGAGAAATAACACTATGATAATCGCACAAATTGAAAGTCAGATTCGTTATGTGACCAACGTAAATGGAGAAACAACAGATGTACTCGTCCCTGTAGAACTTTGGCAACAGCTTATAAGTTCCATAAATTCTGATAACGTCAGTGGTTTAGCTTGGATTGATGAACAAGAGCCAAAAGCACAAATATTAGCCGATTTGCAAGAGTCTGTGCGACAAGCAGCAGTAGGACAAACTTTGCCAGTTTCAGAGCTTTGGGACGATATCGAAGCCTAGATTTATGCCAGAAGTTCGCTTTACACCTCCCTTTAAGCGCCGTCTCAAAACTCTGACTAAACGTTATCGCCAAATTCAAATTGACATTCAACCCATTATCGATCAGCTAGAGGCTGGGAATTTTATCGGCGATCAAATCTCTGGGATAGACTTGACTGTTTTTAACCCTGTTTTGTCACTCTAGGCAGAGGAAAAGTAGAAATCAGGGTGAGTTAGGGAAATAAAAATTGAACTAGTTAGGTTATAAACAATAGATTGAAGTTTAGAAAAGCCCAAAGACAATTGGGGAATAGGAAAAACTGTTAACCAGGGAAAGATTAGGTTAAATAAAGTAAAAGGTTGAATTGTCAAACGGAGATTGTTAAGAATATTCTTCCAACCTTTACCATCATCCCACCAGGGGTGTGAAGCTAGCTTTGATGGAGATTTTGGTACAGAAGACTGCATTTGTTCAGAGTGGAGGCTAACCATTAAATAGCTGCTACAAACAATCTCCCACCAGCGTTCAATATCAGGGTAGTGAGTTAGCCGATAATCTGCCCAACCTAATTCATTCTTACTTTGCTTCAACCCATACTCAACCCAAGTTCTTAAACCATAAAAGTTTCCCACATCTCTTGGTGTAAGGTCTGGGTATCTACTCATCACATACCAAGTAGTGTTACCAGGTAATTTCTCTCGATCTGTAGTAATCTGCCAGTACCTATTTTCGCTACGTTTACCATGAATTATTTCTCTGATAAACCTATTTTCACTGCTCAGATCAGAAAATACTCGTTTAAATTTATGCCACTTCAAATATTGAGTGTGTTGTCTTGGAAGTAGCTTTACAGAATGGTTTGAGCGAATCGCTACTATATAGTTTTTCTTGAATTCATCTAATACAGCTATGAAGTTCTTACCACTTTCACCATATAAACTATCTGCCAGTACTAAGTTAAAGTTAAAACCCATTGATTCTAGCTTTCTCATCAGTATTGCCGCTATTTCAGGTTTAGTGCGATACTTATCCCCTGGCTTTAACCTTTCACGAGGCTTATATACTTCAAACAGTAGTGGAAAAGTCATCCCGCAAAATACACCATACGCTGTCACTGCCACAATTCCATTCTCTACTTTCCCCAAGTTTCCTATATACTGCCGTTTCACATAATCTGTCTTATTCCCTTTCTTCTTATCTCCTGTCTCATCAATAATTAGAATGATTGGTCTGCCTTTTAGCACTTGTAAAATTAGCTCTAATCGCAAAATTCTTAACTTTTCTATATCCCAAGGTGATGATGTTAAAAAATGATGCAACCCTTGCTGGTTATCTAATCCTACAATTTTTGCTATTTCTGGCAATGTTTTACGTTTTAGATCAGAAACGCAGCCTACATGGAGATATTTAAAAGCCTCGAAACTCCTAACATCTGAAAACAGGCTTTTATACCACTGGCAATATTCGTCCACAAATTTGACTGTTGGTGCGGCTGGACGGGGCTGTACCATACTCTGTGTCTTGGTTCTAGCAGTTGTACCTTATTATACTACTGCTAGAGTGACAAAACAGGGTTAAAG contains:
- a CDS encoding NAD(P)H-quinone oxidoreductase subunit 4; the encoded protein is MNIANFPWLTTIILFPIAASLLLPVIPDKEGKTVRWYSLIVGLIDFALIVYAFYTGYDFSNPDLQLVESYPWVPQMGLNWSVGADGLSMPLIILTGFITTLAILAAWPVTFKPKLFYFLILAMYGGQIAVFAVQDMLLFFLVWELELVPIYFLLSIWGGKRRQYAATKFILYTAGGSLFILLSALTMGFYGDTVTFDMRAIALKDFALNFQLALYAGFLIAYAVKLPIIPLHTWLPDAHGEATAPVHMLLAGILLKMGGYALIRMNAQMLPDAHAYFAPVLVVLGVVNIIYAALTSFAQRNLKRKIAYSSISHMGFVMIGIASFTDLGLSGAVLQMVSHGLIGASLFFLVGATYDRTHTLMLDEMGGVAKRMPKIFAMFTTCSMASLALPGMSGFVAELMVFVGFATSDAYSSTFKVIVVFLMAVGVILTPIYLLSMLREIFYGEENKELVSHQALIDAEPREVFIIACLLIPIIGIGFYPKLLTQMYDATTVQLTARLRDSVPTLAQQKDETLKVSLSAPQIGN
- a CDS encoding IS701 family transposase, whose protein sequence is MVQPRPAAPTVKFVDEYCQWYKSLFSDVRSFEAFKYLHVGCVSDLKRKTLPEIAKIVGLDNQQGLHHFLTSSPWDIEKLRILRLELILQVLKGRPIILIIDETGDKKKGNKTDYVKRQYIGNLGKVENGIVAVTAYGVFCGMTFPLLFEVYKPRERLKPGDKYRTKPEIAAILMRKLESMGFNFNLVLADSLYGESGKNFIAVLDEFKKNYIVAIRSNHSVKLLPRQHTQYLKWHKFKRVFSDLSSENRFIREIIHGKRSENRYWQITTDREKLPGNTTWYVMSRYPDLTPRDVGNFYGLRTWVEYGLKQSKNELGWADYRLTHYPDIERWWEIVCSSYLMVSLHSEQMQSSVPKSPSKLASHPWWDDGKGWKNILNNLRLTIQPFTLFNLIFPWLTVFPIPQLSLGFSKLQSIVYNLTSSIFISLTHPDFYFSSA
- a CDS encoding DUF4351 domain-containing protein is translated as MTNVNDRADFDSPWKEIIEAYFPQAMHFFFPETSALIDWERPYEFLDKEFQQIAREAEQGKRYADQLVKVWQIQGEELWLLVHIEIQAQKEDNFSKRMFTYNFRIFDRFDRPAISLAILCDPNREWRPSSYSYNYPNTRLNFEFGSIKLLDYENRFHELENSDNPFATVVMAHLKTQQTRSSPEQRKIWKFSLIRRLYDLGLEEQDIRNLYRFIDWVMILPKALENQFWEEFKQFEQERTMRYVTTGERIGYERGKQEGKQEGEQQLILRLLQRRVGELSPELQERIQSLSLNQLETLGEALLDFTGMEDLLKWLQTNQSA